TCCTTCTTTGTGTCCGGCGATTCGGGGCATTCCGCGGTTCTTAGCCCAGCGGCCGTTCCCGTCCATAATGATCGCTACATGCTTAGGGATCTGCTCATAGTCTAAGCCAAGTGTTCGTTGAATAGGTTCCTTTTTAGTTTTAGTAAATGGAAACTTGATTGGCATGAAAAAATCCTCCAGTCCTATGGCTCCATTATCTTATTATATACTATTATCCTACACCATGCCGTCCTTCTCTTAAAGAGTACGATCAGCAATATAATAGCGATATGGCCGCCCGCTGCCAAGAATAAAGTATAGCAAAATAAAAGCCGCACTGCCAAATAGCAACAGTGCGACTTAACACCTAAAGGCTTATTATACTTCCAACATTTCCGCTTCTTTAGCTTTGGCAAGCTTATCGATTTCCGCGATGTTTTCATCGGTTACTTTTTGAACATCATCCTGGAAAGAACGAAGATCATCTTCAGTGAGCTCTCCATCTTTCTGGAGCTTTTTCAGTTGGTCATTAGAATCACGGCGGATATTTCTAACTTGAACTTTAGCTTCTTCCGCATATTTACCAACAACTTTAACGAGGTCTTTACGGCGTTCTTCTGTTAATGCCGGGATGTTGATTCTTACGATATTTCCATCACTTGATGGTGAAAGTCCCAGATCGGCTTTTTGGATCGCTTTTTCGACTTCAGCAATAGCTGATTTATCATAAGGTGTAATAACTAACAAGCGAGGTTCAGGCGCAGAAACTTGCGCTAACTGGTTTAGTGGAGTTGCGGCTCCATAATAATCTACATAGACATTGTCCAGCAGAGATGGATTTGCGCGGCCGGCTCTTACTGTTGCCAACTGGCGAGTAAAAGCTTGCACCGCCTGCTCCATTTGTTGTTTAGTTTCGTTAATAACAGCATCGGACATGCTTATTTCCCCCTTACAATTGTTCCAATATTTTCGCCCATTACAGCTTTTTTAATATTACCTTCTTCTGTAATAGAGAATACCAGTAAATCTATATCATTGTCCATACATAAGGAAGAAGCTGTGGAATCCATAACGCCAAGACCTTCGTTAAGTACTTCCAGATAAGAGACTTGATCGTATTTCTTCGCATCCACATTCACCTTTGGATCATCTGTGTATACGCCATCCACGTTATTTTTAGCCATTAAAATAACGTCAGCTTCGATTTCAGCCGCACGAAGGGCAGCTGTCGTATCTGTTGAAAAATAAGGGTTTCCTGTGCCGGCAGCAAAAATAACGACACGCTTTTTCTCTAAGTGGCGAATCGCTTTTCTTCTGATGTAAGGTTCGGCCACCTGTCTCATTTCAATTGAAGTCTGTACACGAGTTGGAATTCCGATATTTTCTAAGCTGTCCTGCAGTGCCAATGAGTTCATGACCGTCGCGAGCATGCCCATATAGTCGGCATTGGCCCGGTCCATCCCCATCTCACTGCCTACTTTACCTCTCCAGATATTGCCGCCGCCTACTACGACAGCTACTTCTACGCCTAATTCGGCTACTTCTTTCACCTGACGAGTGATCGACTGGATAACACGTGGTTCAATTCCAAATCCATTTTCACCGCTTAAAGCTTCCCCACTCAATTTTAATACGATTCGTCGATAGCGTGCTGTAGTCATAGAAACCTCCATCTATCCCTTATTTAAGCTACTTTTCTAATAGTTTATGTAGCTGCGTTTAATTTGCCCTGCACATCCGGGTTGTAAAATAGGGAACACAATGTGTCCCCTATTTCCCAGTGTTTTCGTTATTTTTTAACTTGGCTCATTACTTCATCAGCAAAGTTTTCTTCACGTTTTTGCATTCCTTCGCCAACTTCAAAGCGTACAAAGCCTTTGATTTCGCCTCCAGCAGAAGCTACATATTTCTTCACTTTCTGATCTGGATCTTTAACGAAGTCCTGTTCAAGCAGGCAGATTTCCTGGAAGAATTTATTTAGGCGGCCTTCTACCATTTTTTCTACAATGTTTTCCGGCTTGCCTTCGTTAAGAGCTTGAGTCTTAAGAGTTTCGCGCTCAGCGTTAACTTCTTCTTCAGGAATTTCATCTTGAGAGACATAACGAGGGTTTACAGCTGCAACGTGCATAGCTACATCTTTAGCTACGGCTTCATCAGTAGAACCTTCAAGAACTGTAAGTACACCAATACGTCCACCCATGTGAGTGTATGCACCGAAAGCATCGTTATCTGTTTTCTCTTTAATAACAAAACGGCGAAGAGAAATTTTCTCACCGATTTTAGCAACGACATCAGTGATGTAGTCGTTAAGCTTACGGCCTTCTCCTTGAAGCTCCTGGTCTAGTGCTTCTTCAACAGTAGCAGTCTTCTGTTCGATAAGGTGCTTACCGATTTCTTTAAGAAGAGTCTGGAACTGATCATTTTTCGTTACGAAGTCTGTTTCACAGTTTACTTCAAGTAAAGCAGCAGTATTTCCTTCTACCGCGATGTAAGCAGATCCTTCAGCAGCAATACGGTCTGCTTTCTTCTGTGCTTTGGAAATACCTTTTTCACGAAGCCAGTCCATTGCTTTTTCCATGTCACCGTCAGTTTCAGTCAGCGCTTTTTTACAATCCATCATACCTGCGCCGGTTTTTTCACGAAGTTCTTTTACCATCTTTGCATTAATAGCCATGTTATATCCTCCTTAAATATTCTTCCTTTAAAAAAGGTGATAAAAGGTATACCCCCTTATCACCTCTTGAATCATTAATTACTCTTCTACGGCTTCTGTTTCTGTCTCAGCTTCAGCTTCTTCAGCTACTTCGTTCTCTTCACCTTGTTTAGCTTCAAGAACAGCGTCAGCCATTTTAGCTGTAAGCAGTTTAACCGCACGAATCGCATCATCGTTAGCTGGGATTACATAATCGATTTCATCTGGGTCACAGTTTGTATCGACAATTCCAACTACTGGAATATTTAATTTATGAGCTTCGGCAATCGCGATGCGCTCTTTACGAGGGTCAATGACGAACATCGCATCAGGAATAGAAGTCATTTCTTTAATACCGCCAAGGAACTTAACCAGGCGATCTTTTTCTTTTAGTAAGTCTACTACTTCTTTCTTAGGAAGTACGTCGAAAGTACCGTCTTCTTCCATACGCTCTATATCTTTTAAGCGGTTGATACGCTTGCGGATCGTTTGGAAGTTTGTAAGAGTACCACCTAACCAGCGCTGATTGATGTAGAACATGCCACAGCGTGTAGCCTCTTCACGTACAGTGTCTTGTGCTTGCTTCTTAGTACCGACGAAAAGGATGTTTCCGCCTTCCTCAGCAACCTGACGTACATAGTTGAAAGCTTCATCAACCTTTTTCACAGTTTTTTGAAGGTCGATGATGTAAATACCGTTACGCTCTGTGAAGATATATTTTTTCATCTTCGGGTTCCAGCGGCGAGTTTGGTGTCCGAAATGCACACCAGCTTCTAGCAGCTGTTTCATAGAAATTACAGACATTTGAAAGTCCTCCTGTTTGGTTTTTTATTAGTATCCTCCGCCTCTATCATTTCTTCGCCCCAACCCTTCATGCGAAGAGCAACCTGAGACAAGATTAAGAGACGTGTGTATTGACACCGTCAGTAAATATACCATAATCGACCAGGTCAATCAAGTTCTAGTGAGAATTTTTTTCATCGAATTTTACAATCAGTTCTATTTCTGTTCGCCCGGCTTCTAAATCCCTTGCAATCTTCTCTATTGAATCGCCCTTCCTTTGCCTAGTGAGCACCTGTGAATGAAGGGGAGGGTTAGGCTGTTGTTCAAAAATTGGCGGCTCATCGTTTATCGGATCTTCGCCAGACGTTTGCGGCACGCTTGTCTGATCTGCATCGAGCCGCTGATTTTCTGTTTTAATTTCACTTAAATATTAAGCAAACAGTTCAGCCATATCCTTCATCGCCTGATGATGGGAGCGTTCCAACTCTTCTGACTGCTTCAGTCTTGTAAATAAAGCAATGGTCGTAAGGATGAGCACCCCATGTAGGATAAAGCTAATAACCAGTAAAAAGTATACCATTTTATCCCTCATTTATTAAAGCCGCTTACAGGACCCCCAATGACTTCTAATAATGACTTTCGAAGCTTAAAAATAGCATTCGAGTGAATCTGTGAAATCCTTGAAGTCGTCAATTCCAAAACTCCCCCTATTTCTGTTAAAGTCAGCTCTTCATTGTAAAATAAGCCGACGACCAACTGTTCCTTTTCATTCAGCCTTTTTATATGATCGGCCAGCTCGTTGATATTTTCCTTTTTCACAACATGCTCATACGGGCTTTCTGCCTCCCGGTCCGGGATCGAATAACCAATGCCTTCCTTATGTTCTTTGTCCTTCGCTTTTTCTTCCATAGATAAGACATTAGCAAATAACGAATCTTTAATGACTTCTTTTACTCCAACACGGCTCATATGCAGTTCAGCCGCAATTTCATCTGAGGCAGCGAATCCGCTTGTTTCTCTGGGACGGCTATTGTCCCTCCATCACCGATTTCGTATGCTGCTCCCCGAGCATCCAGTTCTTCTTTGACCTGCCCGACCTCAGTAAGTGATAAATCCTGATAAAGCGGAACCATGTTCGTCTGGGAAGCGAATAAGCCGGCAGCTTCCAGTAAAAAAACAAACCCGGCTGCAGCACCGATCATTACGCCTTTTTGCTTCATTGACCGCTCTTTCCAGAACACTGTTCCTTTATTTATGTATAAATTTATTTTTTCTTTCATAATTGCCCCAAAAAAAAGCCTATCAATCGCCACTTTAAAGTCAGCTGCAAAAGTAGAGTGAGCTTCATTTGGAGTAATTGACTTGCCATGCTGTGGCTGAACGTGAGTCAGCGGTGAAACAATGTACCATCTTGCAGAAACATCCTTATTGTTTTCCGATTTCCAGTGCTTTCATAAGCATTCCTTTAGACGCATTTAATGACGTAATGTTGGCTTCATAAGATCTTGTCGCACTCATCATATCGATCGTTTCTTCCAACGGGTCAACGTTTGGCATTTGAACATACTCAGCTTCATTGGCGTCCGGGTGATTCGGATTAAACACTTGCTTAAAAGGTGTTTCATCATCGACGATTTCCACAGCTTTTACACCGCTTGCTCTATATGTCTGTAAAGCTTGTTGGAAAATTGCACGAAACTCCGGCTCCTGCGGCTGAAGGTCCACCATTTTCCTGCGATAAGGCTGCTGCCACTCTCCTTTTTCATTCAAAACAGCTCTCGTCGTATTGGCATTGGCCATATTAGAAGTCGCGACATCCATCCTCAGCCTTTGCGCTGTCATTCCACTCGCACTAACATTCATTGAATGAAAGATACTCATTACTAGTTTCCTCCCCTAACCACTTCTTTTAAACTGTTAAACTTCCCGCTCAGCCGCTCGACTAATGCCTGATACTGGATCTGGTTTTTAGCTAATTCATTCAATTCCTTATCAATGTCCACATTATTTCCGTTGTGATTGTAAATGGTCCCTTGTCGTGAAGTAGTTTGAATCACGGGGGAGGAGCTATTTTCGAAGGTGAAATGTTTCGGATGGGTTCTTTTTGCTTCCAGGCTGTTGAGTTCTCCACTTAATACATTTTTAAAGGTCACTTGTTTTGCTTTATACCCGATGGTATCTACGTTAGTAATGTTGGCGGAGATGACCTTGTTTTTTTCGCAGATAGGTTTAAAGAATTTTCCAGTGTGGTAAAGGTATCACTAAACAGTTTCATAGTTCCCCATATTTGACAAATTCCTACAATACAGCCAATCACACAGGAAGTCTTTTTACCTGTAAATTATATAATAACTCTCTTTTTATCGGCAACAACCTACTTTACACCTACGCTTTTTGTAGGCATATAGAGTTAATTTTTACTATTTGTCGAAATAACCTACTATAAGAACATTATTTTATATTTATTAAACAAAAAAGCCCTACGAAAGGTATAAATTTTAGTTATAATTAAGGGTAAAAATGATTAATAATTGAATTTTACTAGGCCTAAACAAACAAAAAAGCAGCTCCTTTGAGTGGAGCTGCTTTTCCTTAGTTCGAACGTAGCTTTTGAAGCTCAACTAAGAAGTTATTATTTAGTACTTTAATGTATGTTCCTTTCATACCAAGTGATCTGGATTCAATAACTCCTGCACTTTCAAGCTTACGGAGCGCATTTACAATAACAGATCTCGTGATTCCTACACGGTCTGCAATTTTACTTGCTACAAGCAGGCCTTCGTTTCCTTCAAGCTCTTCGAAGATATGCTCAATAGCTTCTAATTCACTATAAGACAGTGAGCTGATCGCCATTTGTACAACAGCTTTACTGCGGGCTTCCTGCTCAATCTCTTCCGTTTTCTCATGAAGGATTTCCATACCTACTACAGTGGCCCCGTATTCAGCAAGCAGTAAATCATCCTCGTTAAAGCTTTCATTTAGTCTGCTTAGGATAAGAGTCCCTAAACGCTGCCCTCCGCCGATAATCGGAACGATCGTCGTTAAGCCTTCCTCAAAAAGCTCTTTGTTTTCTACAGGGAATGCTGTATACTCACTTTCAATATCCAGGTTTGGAGTCGTCTCTTGGATGTTAAATAAGTTCTGGGTATACTCCTGTGGAAACTGGCGTTCAGAAAGCATTGCTTTCATTCTTTCATTTTCAATCTCCTGTTTGATGGCAAAACCTAAAAGCTTTCCCCGGCGGCTGAGTACGAAAGTGTTCGCACCGATGACATCGCGTAATGTCGCGGACATGTCGTTAAAGTCCACCGACTTTCCTGTTGTTTTCTGAAGCATAGCGTTAATTCTTCTTGCACGATTTAATAATTCCATGTTCATTTCCTCCTAACAATTTATAAACTATTACAGTATAAATCTGCTTAAATCTTTGTTTTTCACAATAGTGGATAATTTACTTTCTACATACTGAGGCGTTATATCAATGGTTGCCATATTAATGTCAGGAGCTTCAAACGACAGATCCTCGAGCAGTTTCTCCAATATGGTGTGCAGTCTTCTCGCTCCGATATTATCGGTTTCCTGATTAACCTCAAAAGCTATTTCTGCGATTCTTGTAATAGCTTCGTCAGAAAATTCAACCTTTATACCTTCTGTTTCTAATAAAGCTTTGTACTGCTTTAAGAGCGCGTTGGAAGGCTCGACTAAAATACTTCTGAAATCTTCAACGGTCAGTTTGTTAAGCT
This window of the Halobacillus sp. Marseille-Q1614 genome carries:
- the tsf gene encoding translation elongation factor Ts, giving the protein MAINAKMVKELREKTGAGMMDCKKALTETDGDMEKAMDWLREKGISKAQKKADRIAAEGSAYIAVEGNTAALLEVNCETDFVTKNDQFQTLLKEIGKHLIEQKTATVEEALDQELQGEGRKLNDYITDVVAKIGEKISLRRFVIKEKTDNDAFGAYTHMGGRIGVLTVLEGSTDEAVAKDVAMHVAAVNPRYVSQDEIPEEEVNAERETLKTQALNEGKPENIVEKMVEGRLNKFFQEICLLEQDFVKDPDQKVKKYVASAGGEIKGFVRFEVGEGMQKREENFADEVMSQVKK
- the codY gene encoding GTP-sensing pleiotropic transcriptional regulator CodY, with translation MELLNRARRINAMLQKTTGKSVDFNDMSATLRDVIGANTFVLSRRGKLLGFAIKQEIENERMKAMLSERQFPQEYTQNLFNIQETTPNLDIESEYTAFPVENKELFEEGLTTIVPIIGGGQRLGTLILSRLNESFNEDDLLLAEYGATVVGMEILHEKTEEIEQEARSKAVVQMAISSLSYSELEAIEHIFEELEGNEGLLVASKIADRVGITRSVIVNALRKLESAGVIESRSLGMKGTYIKVLNNNFLVELQKLRSN
- the frr gene encoding ribosome recycling factor, producing the protein MSDAVINETKQQMEQAVQAFTRQLATVRAGRANPSLLDNVYVDYYGAATPLNQLAQVSAPEPRLLVITPYDKSAIAEVEKAIQKADLGLSPSSDGNIVRINIPALTEERRKDLVKVVGKYAEEAKVQVRNIRRDSNDQLKKLQKDGELTEDDLRSFQDDVQKVTDENIAEIDKLAKAKEAEMLEV
- a CDS encoding sigma-70 family RNA polymerase sigma factor; translation: MSRVGVKEVIKDSLFANVLSMEEKAKDKEHKEGIGYSIPDREAESPYEHVVKKENINELADHIKRLNEKEQLVVGLFYNEELTLTEIGGVLELTTSRISQIHSNAIFKLRKSLLEVIGGPVSGFNK
- the flgB gene encoding flagellar basal body rod protein FlgB, with protein sequence MCEKNKVISANITNVDTIGYKAKQVTFKNVLSGELNSLEAKRTHPKHFTFENSSSPVIQTTSRQGTIYNHNGNNVDIDKELNELAKNQIQYQALVERLSGKFNSLKEVVRGGN
- the rpsB gene encoding 30S ribosomal protein S2, translated to MSVISMKQLLEAGVHFGHQTRRWNPKMKKYIFTERNGIYIIDLQKTVKKVDEAFNYVRQVAEEGGNILFVGTKKQAQDTVREEATRCGMFYINQRWLGGTLTNFQTIRKRINRLKDIERMEEDGTFDVLPKKEVVDLLKEKDRLVKFLGGIKEMTSIPDAMFVIDPRKERIAIAEAHKLNIPVVGIVDTNCDPDEIDYVIPANDDAIRAVKLLTAKMADAVLEAKQGEENEVAEEAEAETETEAVEE
- the pyrH gene encoding UMP kinase, with protein sequence MTTARYRRIVLKLSGEALSGENGFGIEPRVIQSITRQVKEVAELGVEVAVVVGGGNIWRGKVGSEMGMDRANADYMGMLATVMNSLALQDSLENIGIPTRVQTSIEMRQVAEPYIRRKAIRHLEKKRVVIFAAGTGNPYFSTDTTAALRAAEIEADVILMAKNNVDGVYTDDPKVNVDAKKYDQVSYLEVLNEGLGVMDSTASSLCMDNDIDLLVFSITEEGNIKKAVMGENIGTIVRGK
- the flgC gene encoding flagellar basal body rod protein FlgC, which gives rise to MSIFHSMNVSASGMTAQRLRMDVATSNMANANTTRAVLNEKGEWQQPYRRKMVDLQPQEPEFRAIFQQALQTYRASGVKAVEIVDDETPFKQVFNPNHPDANEAEYVQMPNVDPLEETIDMMSATRSYEANITSLNASKGMLMKALEIGKQ